From a region of the Flavobacterium sediminilitoris genome:
- a CDS encoding DUF5916 domain-containing protein, translating into MKAEKKTNNVIIDGILNEDDWLNASVADNFYTFEPNNGTLVSKELRTEVKVLYDNDAIYIGALLYDNDPSKILKEITERDRFGTADSFGVFINGYNDGQQDFQFYVSAANGQSDCNFTSQNGEDYSWNAIWESKTKITDIGWIVEIKIPYAALRFPSSNIQTWGINFFREIKRTRQKYTWSHINNNVGTFSQQAGILNGIENISTPTRLFLIPYASSYLNSNKEDTELTLKGGLDIKYGINDAFTLDAILIPDFGQTKFDNVELNLGPFEQEFNENRPFFTEGTDLFNKGDLLYTRRIGASPIFKPKLGANERVDEFPSTTNLLNALKISGRNDDGLGIGFLNAITEETTVTIRNTEDGSSRRKVVSPLTNYNVTVFDQRFNKNSSVTFINTNVTRNGSFRDANVSGIVFDLNTKKNTFNLSGKANLSSVYDEKNTNGINSSLAIGETSGKYRFGIGAEYISKDFDNNDLGINFQTNYYSFYTNTSYRILNPTKIFNSFRVLLSSYIEFNNLTNEIQQNNFGIDINTTSRKNHYVGMGYNIKPYERYDYYEPRITDRFLITPKLQNFWFSISSNYNNKFALDLNIEYVDFDQNGRSDFDFSIKPRYRFSDQFSLIYEINPYTQKDNIGFIDYIDSSNEIIMAQRNRTTLNNNLTSKFSINSQMNFNLSVRHYWSIAENNAFFSLQETGRLIEKTDYTENKNSSFSTWNLDLSYSWWFAPGSQATILYRNNATNSTNDINKNFNKNLDTLFSDKLNHVFSISIRYFIDYNQTKNWFKKA; encoded by the coding sequence TTGAAAGCAGAAAAAAAAACAAATAATGTTATTATTGATGGGATTTTAAATGAAGATGATTGGCTAAATGCATCCGTTGCAGACAACTTCTACACTTTTGAGCCTAATAACGGAACCCTTGTTTCAAAAGAGCTAAGAACTGAGGTTAAGGTTCTTTATGATAACGATGCAATTTATATTGGAGCTTTACTTTACGACAATGATCCTTCAAAAATTTTAAAAGAAATAACAGAAAGAGATCGATTTGGTACTGCCGATTCTTTTGGTGTTTTTATAAATGGGTATAATGATGGTCAGCAAGACTTCCAATTTTATGTTTCTGCTGCAAATGGTCAGTCTGACTGTAATTTTACTTCTCAGAACGGAGAAGATTATTCATGGAATGCTATTTGGGAAAGTAAAACAAAAATAACAGACATTGGTTGGATTGTAGAAATTAAAATTCCTTATGCGGCTTTGCGTTTCCCTAGTTCAAATATTCAAACATGGGGAATTAATTTTTTTAGGGAAATAAAAAGAACCCGACAAAAATATACTTGGTCACATATTAATAATAATGTAGGAACATTTTCTCAACAAGCAGGAATTTTAAATGGAATTGAAAACATATCAACTCCTACTCGATTATTTCTAATTCCTTATGCTTCTTCTTATTTAAATTCCAATAAAGAAGACACAGAGTTAACATTAAAAGGTGGTTTAGATATTAAATATGGTATAAATGATGCTTTTACTCTTGATGCTATTTTAATTCCAGATTTTGGGCAAACCAAATTTGATAATGTAGAATTAAATTTAGGTCCATTTGAACAAGAATTCAATGAAAATAGACCTTTTTTTACTGAAGGAACTGATTTATTCAACAAAGGAGATTTATTATATACTAGACGAATAGGTGCTTCTCCCATTTTCAAACCTAAATTAGGTGCAAACGAAAGAGTTGATGAATTTCCAAGCACAACAAATCTTCTTAATGCTCTAAAAATATCTGGACGTAATGATGACGGTCTTGGAATAGGTTTTCTTAATGCTATAACCGAAGAAACAACTGTTACAATACGAAACACAGAAGACGGAAGCTCTAGAAGAAAGGTAGTATCGCCTCTAACAAATTACAATGTAACTGTTTTCGATCAAAGGTTTAATAAAAATTCATCTGTAACATTTATAAACACAAACGTTACTAGAAATGGTAGTTTTAGAGATGCCAACGTTTCAGGAATTGTCTTCGATTTGAATACTAAAAAAAACACATTTAATCTTAGTGGAAAAGCAAATCTTAGTAGTGTTTATGATGAGAAAAACACTAATGGAATAAACTCTTCTTTAGCCATAGGTGAAACATCTGGAAAATACAGATTTGGAATAGGCGCTGAATACATTTCTAAAGATTTCGACAATAATGATTTAGGTATTAATTTTCAAACTAATTACTATAGTTTTTACACAAATACTAGCTATAGAATATTAAATCCTACTAAAATATTTAACTCTTTTAGAGTACTGCTTAGCTCATATATTGAATTTAATAATCTTACCAACGAAATTCAACAAAACAACTTTGGTATAGATATAAATACTACATCAAGAAAAAATCATTATGTAGGAATGGGTTATAATATAAAACCTTATGAAAGGTATGATTATTACGAACCTAGAATTACGGATCGGTTCTTAATTACTCCTAAGCTTCAAAATTTTTGGTTTAGCATTTCTTCAAACTATAACAATAAATTTGCATTAGATTTAAATATTGAATATGTTGATTTTGATCAAAATGGGAGATCTGACTTTGATTTTAGTATTAAACCAAGATATCGATTCAGTGACCAATTTTCATTAATTTATGAGATAAACCCTTATACACAAAAAGACAATATTGGTTTTATTGATTATATTGATAGCAGTAATGAAATTATTATGGCTCAAAGAAACAGAACTACTTTAAATAATAATTTAACGAGTAAGTTTTCTATTAATAGCCAAATGAATTTTAATTTATCCGTTAGACATTATTGGTCTATTGCTGAAAACAATGCTTTTTTCTCGTTACAAGAAACTGGAAGACTTATTGAAAAAACAGATTATACTGAAAACAAAAACTCTAGTTTTAGTACTTGGAATTTAGACTTATCTTACTCATGGTGGTTTGCTCCTGGAAGCCAAGCTACTATTTTATACAGGAATAATGCTACAAACTCAACTAACGATATTAACAAAAATTTCAATAAGAATTTAGATACATTATTCTCAGATAAACTAAATCATGTTTTCTCAATAAGTATTCGTTACTTCATTGATTATAATCAAACTAAAAATTGGTTTAAAAAAGCATAG